A single genomic interval of Streptococcus suis harbors:
- a CDS encoding sucrose-6-phosphate hydrolase: MAFTTEERYRAYADWTPEYIEKIKKNTESSPWRTNFHIETPHGLLNDPNGFSYFNGKWTLFYQYFPFGAAHGLKSWVHTESTDLVHFEETGTVMYPDTPLDSHGAYSGSAMEFGDKLFLFYTGNVRDENWVRHPYQIGALMDKDGKIEKIDKVLIEQPEDTTDHFRDPQIFNYKGQYYAIVGGQNLDKKGIVKLYKAENNDYLNWSYIGDLDFANDMTAYMMECPNIAFVGEQPILLYCPQGLDKEVLDYGNIYPNMYKIGQSFDPETASIVEPSELINLDHGFECYATQAFNAPDGRTLSVSWLALPDVEYPTDAYDYQGCLSLVKELTIKDGKLYQYPVDAITSLRREAQPFSAQKETNNVYELELDFSAGAKHEIVLFANEAEKGLVLSVDTEQGQITLDRGNCGQPFALDFGTSRSCEISPGALTANIFIDKSVFEIFINKGEKVFSGRVFPDADQSGIVITTGNPTGTYYHLDYGRKTN, encoded by the coding sequence ATGGCATTTACAACAGAGGAGCGTTACAGAGCTTATGCTGACTGGACACCCGAATATATTGAAAAAATAAAGAAGAATACAGAGAGTTCTCCTTGGAGGACAAATTTCCACATTGAAACACCACATGGACTATTAAATGATCCAAATGGATTTTCTTATTTTAATGGAAAATGGACTCTTTTTTACCAATACTTCCCATTCGGTGCTGCGCACGGATTAAAATCTTGGGTCCATACAGAATCAACGGATTTGGTCCATTTTGAAGAAACTGGTACGGTTATGTACCCAGATACACCACTTGATAGCCACGGTGCCTACTCTGGATCTGCCATGGAATTTGGCGACAAGCTCTTCCTCTTCTATACTGGAAATGTCCGCGATGAAAATTGGGTTCGCCATCCATACCAAATCGGTGCCTTGATGGATAAAGATGGTAAGATTGAAAAGATTGATAAAGTCTTGATTGAGCAACCAGAAGATACCACCGACCATTTCCGTGATCCACAAATTTTCAACTATAAAGGGCAATATTACGCTATCGTCGGTGGACAAAATTTGGATAAAAAGGGAATTGTCAAACTTTATAAAGCTGAAAATAACGACTACCTCAACTGGTCCTATATTGGTGACCTAGATTTTGCCAATGATATGACCGCTTATATGATGGAATGCCCAAATATTGCGTTCGTCGGTGAGCAACCCATCCTTCTCTACTGTCCACAAGGCTTGGACAAAGAGGTATTGGACTATGGCAATATCTATCCAAATATGTACAAGATTGGTCAGAGTTTCGATCCTGAAACAGCAAGCATTGTCGAACCGAGCGAATTGATCAATCTGGACCATGGTTTTGAGTGCTATGCAACCCAGGCCTTTAATGCACCAGACGGTCGAACTCTATCTGTTAGCTGGTTGGCACTTCCAGATGTGGAATACCCAACCGATGCTTATGACTACCAAGGCTGTCTGTCATTGGTTAAAGAATTAACCATCAAGGACGGTAAGCTCTACCAATATCCAGTCGATGCGATTACCAGTCTTCGTAGAGAAGCTCAGCCATTTTCAGCCCAAAAAGAAACCAATAATGTTTACGAATTGGAACTTGATTTTTCAGCGGGCGCGAAGCACGAAATCGTATTGTTCGCAAATGAAGCAGAAAAAGGCTTGGTCTTGTCTGTAGACACTGAACAAGGCCAGATTACATTGGACCGCGGCAACTGTGGTCAGCCATTCGCACTCGATTTCGGCACAAGTCGCTCTTGCGAGATTTCTCCAGGAGCTCTTACAGCCAATATCTTCATCGACAAATCTGTCTTTGAAATCTTTATCAATAAAGGAGAGAAAGTATTTTCTGGTCGTGTCTTCCCTGATGCGGATCAGTCTGGTATCGTCATTACGACTGGTAATCCGACCGGAACCTACTACCATTTAGATTATGGTCGCAAAACTAACTGA
- the tnpA gene encoding IS200/IS605 family transposase, whose amino-acid sequence MAKTSYSLSHTKWMCKYHIVFTPKYRRKSIYYKIRQDLIDIFRHLCQYKGVEIIEGHMMPDHVHMLVLIPPKLSISDFMGYLKSKSALMIFDKHANLKYKYGNRKFWARGYYVSTVGLNEKTVAKYIREQEKNDIALDKLSVKEYEDPFSDGSFRTR is encoded by the coding sequence ATGGCTAAAACCAGTTACAGTTTATCACATACCAAATGGATGTGCAAATATCACATAGTTTTCACACCTAAGTACCGAAGAAAATCCATTTACTACAAAATTAGACAGGACTTAATTGATATTTTCCGTCATCTATGTCAATACAAAGGCGTGGAAATCATTGAGGGACACATGATGCCAGACCATGTTCATATGCTTGTTTTGATACCTCCGAAACTTTCGATTTCCGATTTTATGGGATATTTGAAAAGCAAAAGTGCTCTAATGATATTTGATAAACACGCTAATTTAAAATATAAGTATGGAAATCGAAAGTTTTGGGCCAGAGGCTACTATGTTAGTACCGTTGGACTGAATGAAAAGACAGTTGCGAAATATATTCGCGAGCAGGAGAAAAATGACATTGCACTTGATAAATTGAGTGTCAAAGAGTATGAAGATCCATTTTCAGATGGTAGTTTTAGAACGAGATAA
- the efp gene encoding elongation factor P — protein MIEASKLRAGMTFEAEGKLIKVLDASHHKPGKGNTIMRMKLRDVRTGSTFDTTYRPDEKFEQAIIETVPAQYLYQMDDTAYFMNTETYDQYEIPVATIKEELLYILENSDVKIQFYGTEVIGVTVPTTVELVVAETQPSIKGATVTGSGKPATMETGLVVNVPDFIEAGQKLVINTAEGTYVSRA, from the coding sequence ATGATTGAAGCAAGTAAACTTAGAGCAGGTATGACCTTCGAAGCTGAAGGTAAATTGATTAAAGTTTTGGATGCAAGCCACCACAAACCAGGTAAAGGTAACACCATCATGCGTATGAAATTGCGTGATGTACGTACAGGTTCAACCTTCGATACAACTTACCGTCCAGATGAAAAATTTGAACAAGCTATTATCGAAACAGTTCCAGCACAGTACCTTTACCAAATGGATGACACAGCTTATTTCATGAATACTGAGACTTACGATCAGTATGAAATTCCAGTAGCGACTATCAAAGAAGAATTGCTCTATATCTTGGAGAATTCCGATGTGAAGATCCAGTTCTACGGAACAGAAGTGATCGGTGTTACTGTACCAACAACTGTTGAATTAGTCGTTGCAGAAACACAACCATCTATCAAAGGTGCGACTGTTACAGGTTCAGGTAAACCAGCTACGATGGAAACAGGTCTTGTAGTCAATGTACCAGACTTTATCGAAGCAGGTCAAAAACTCGTTATCAACACAGCTGAAGGAACTTACGTATCACGTGCTTAA
- a CDS encoding Asp23/Gls24 family envelope stress response protein, which translates to MTTEYQGEIVIAPRVLEVITGIAAAKVDGVHSLQNKRVADSWSKTSLNKGVYLETDEEGRVTADIYVYLEYGVNVPAVSMDIQRAVKTAVYNYAEVQVVAVNIHVSGIVPDKTPKPALKDLFGEDFLDEE; encoded by the coding sequence ATGACAACAGAATATCAAGGCGAGATTGTTATCGCACCTCGCGTCCTTGAAGTAATTACAGGCATTGCTGCAGCGAAAGTTGATGGAGTGCATTCCCTTCAAAATAAGCGTGTAGCAGACAGTTGGTCAAAAACATCGTTAAATAAAGGTGTTTATCTTGAAACTGACGAGGAAGGTCGAGTGACTGCGGATATTTACGTCTATCTAGAATATGGTGTAAATGTTCCTGCCGTATCAATGGACATCCAGCGTGCAGTCAAGACAGCAGTTTACAACTATGCAGAAGTTCAAGTGGTTGCGGTTAATATCCATGTCAGCGGCATTGTTCCTGATAAAACACCAAAACCAGCATTGAAAGATTTATTCGGAGAGGATTTCCTTGATGAAGAATAA
- a CDS encoding M24 family metallopeptidase — MQARVEKFEAKLAQSTVDGILVTGQNNIYYLTGFWGTEATVFISGKRRLFVTDSRYTLIAKASVKGFDIIESRFALEEIAKVIKEDGLEKIGFDSEVTYGFYQSLTSIFEGYQLVAMSNFIEDLRMIKDEKEIATIRRACQISDQAFIDVLDFIKPGQTTEMDVNHFLDHRMRQLGAEGASFEFIVASGYRSAMPHGRASEKLIQTGETLTLDFGCYYQHYVSDMTRTIHIGHVTDQEREIYDVVLRANKALIEQAKEGVTYREFDAIPREIINAAGYGANFTHGIGHGIGLDIHEYPYFGKSDETIKAGMVLTDEPGIYLDDKYGVRIEDDLLITEKGCEVLTLAPKELIVI, encoded by the coding sequence ATGCAAGCGCGTGTGGAAAAATTTGAAGCAAAATTAGCTCAATCAACTGTTGATGGAATTTTGGTAACGGGACAGAACAATATTTACTACCTAACTGGTTTTTGGGGGACAGAGGCGACTGTCTTCATCAGTGGCAAGCGTCGTTTGTTTGTGACTGATTCGCGTTATACTTTGATAGCCAAGGCATCAGTAAAAGGTTTTGATATTATCGAGAGCCGTTTTGCCCTTGAAGAGATTGCAAAGGTGATTAAGGAAGATGGGCTTGAAAAAATTGGTTTTGATAGCGAGGTGACCTATGGTTTCTATCAAAGTCTGACCAGTATTTTTGAGGGCTATCAACTGGTTGCTATGTCAAACTTTATCGAAGACTTGCGCATGATTAAGGATGAGAAAGAAATTGCGACCATCCGCCGTGCATGTCAAATTTCGGATCAGGCTTTTATTGATGTTCTTGACTTTATCAAACCAGGTCAGACGACTGAGATGGACGTCAATCATTTCCTTGACCATCGCATGCGCCAACTAGGTGCCGAAGGGGCATCATTTGAGTTCATCGTGGCATCTGGCTACCGCTCTGCCATGCCCCATGGAAGAGCCTCAGAAAAGCTTATCCAGACTGGTGAAACGCTGACCTTGGACTTTGGCTGCTACTACCAACATTATGTCAGTGATATGACGCGTACCATCCATATCGGTCATGTGACAGATCAAGAACGTGAGATTTACGATGTGGTCTTGCGGGCCAATAAGGCTTTAATTGAGCAGGCCAAGGAAGGTGTCACCTACCGCGAGTTTGACGCTATTCCTCGTGAGATTATCAATGCGGCGGGTTACGGAGCCAACTTTACACACGGCATCGGTCACGGTATCGGTTTGGATATTCATGAATATCCGTATTTTGGAAAATCTGACGAGACTATCAAGGCAGGTATGGTCTTGACGGATGAGCCTGGTATCTATTTGGATGACAAATATGGTGTCCGTATCGAAGATGACCTATTGATTACGGAAAAGGGTTGTGAAGTCTTGACATTAGCACCCAAGGAATTGATTGTCATTTGA
- the nusB gene encoding transcription antitermination factor NusB, whose amino-acid sequence MKNNRHALRKCALQAIVSLEFGQEPVQAAQFSYLYDREEEQDGVEIPLFLLNLVNGVADYRDDLDKELSSRLKAGWTLDRLTLIDKNIMRLGLFEILHFEETPDRVAVNEAIELAKEFSDESSAKFINGVLSQFIKEEA is encoded by the coding sequence ATGAAGAATAATAGACATGCCCTGCGTAAGTGTGCTTTGCAGGCAATCGTATCACTTGAATTTGGTCAAGAACCTGTTCAGGCAGCTCAGTTTTCTTATCTTTATGATAGAGAGGAAGAGCAAGATGGAGTTGAAATTCCGCTCTTTCTCCTTAACCTTGTCAATGGTGTAGCAGACTATCGTGATGACTTGGATAAGGAGTTATCTAGCCGATTAAAAGCAGGATGGACCTTAGACCGTTTAACCTTGATTGACAAGAATATCATGCGACTAGGCCTATTTGAAATCTTACATTTTGAAGAAACGCCAGACCGCGTTGCTGTTAACGAGGCTATTGAATTGGCTAAAGAATTTTCTGATGAATCTTCAGCTAAGTTTATCAATGGAGTTTTGAGCCAGTTTATTAAAGAAGAAGCCTGA
- a CDS encoding sucrose-specific PTS transporter subunit IIBC, with translation MNNTEIAKKVIDALGGRENVRSVAHCATRLRVMVVDEGKIDKDTVEDIEKVQGAFFNSGQYQIIFGTGTVNKIYDEVVALGLPTATTGEQKAEAAKQGNAFQRAIRTFGDVFVPIIPAIVATGLFMGLRGLLGALGYTLPEDLNVYSQILTDTAFIVLPALVVWSTFRVFGGNQTIGIVLGMMLIAGQLPNAWVVASGGDVKPTIFFGFIPVVGLQGSVLPAFIIGLIGAKFEKAVRKVVPEVLDLLVTPFVTLFVMSILGLFVIGPVFHVVENYILAGTQAILNLPMGLGGLLIGGVHQVIVVSGVHHIFNFLEAQLVANTGANPFNAIITAAMTAQGAATVAVGVKTKNPKLKALAFPAALSAFLGITEPAIFGVNLRFRKPFLLSLVAGAIGGAVASLLGLAGTGMGVTIIPGLTLYAGNGQILPYILMVAVSFALSFALTYLFGYEDEEKEVKKPSASAQETAETLEEAETGLVAEETLVSPLSGDVVALENVNDPVFSSGAMGKGLAVKPSEGVVYAPADAEVTIAFETGHAYGLKTASGAELLIHIGIDTVSMNGNGFEKLVAAGDKVKAGTPIAKFDAAKITEAGLDDTTMIIVTNTADFAEVSPLAEGTITHGVEFLKVAK, from the coding sequence ATGAATAATACAGAAATTGCAAAAAAAGTCATTGATGCCCTTGGCGGACGTGAGAACGTACGCAGTGTTGCCCACTGTGCGACTCGCCTTCGTGTTATGGTTGTTGATGAAGGAAAAATCGACAAGGATACAGTAGAAGATATCGAAAAAGTACAAGGTGCTTTCTTCAACTCTGGTCAATACCAAATCATCTTTGGTACTGGTACAGTAAACAAAATCTACGATGAAGTGGTTGCCCTTGGTTTGCCAACAGCGACTACTGGTGAACAAAAAGCTGAAGCTGCTAAACAAGGTAATGCTTTCCAACGTGCTATCCGTACTTTCGGTGACGTATTCGTTCCAATCATTCCTGCTATCGTAGCAACTGGTCTTTTCATGGGTCTTCGTGGTCTTCTTGGAGCTCTTGGTTATACTCTTCCAGAAGATTTGAACGTTTACTCACAAATCTTGACAGATACAGCCTTCATCGTATTGCCAGCCTTGGTAGTATGGTCAACATTCCGTGTATTCGGTGGTAACCAAACAATCGGTATCGTTCTTGGTATGATGCTTATTGCGGGTCAGTTGCCAAACGCTTGGGTTGTAGCATCAGGTGGCGATGTGAAACCAACTATCTTCTTCGGTTTCATCCCAGTTGTAGGTTTGCAAGGTTCAGTATTGCCAGCCTTCATCATCGGTTTGATCGGTGCTAAATTTGAAAAAGCTGTCCGCAAGGTTGTTCCAGAAGTTCTTGACCTCTTGGTAACACCATTCGTGACCTTGTTTGTAATGTCTATTCTTGGCTTGTTTGTCATTGGTCCAGTCTTCCACGTGGTTGAAAACTACATCTTGGCTGGTACACAAGCTATCTTGAACTTGCCAATGGGTCTTGGTGGTCTCCTTATCGGTGGTGTTCACCAAGTTATCGTTGTATCAGGTGTTCACCATATCTTCAACTTCTTGGAAGCTCAATTGGTCGCAAACACTGGTGCTAACCCATTCAACGCTATCATCACTGCAGCTATGACAGCACAAGGTGCTGCTACAGTAGCGGTTGGTGTGAAAACTAAAAATCCTAAATTGAAAGCTCTTGCTTTCCCAGCAGCTCTTTCTGCCTTCCTCGGTATTACTGAGCCAGCTATCTTCGGTGTTAACTTGCGTTTCCGCAAACCATTCCTTCTTTCATTGGTTGCGGGTGCCATCGGTGGTGCTGTAGCATCTCTTCTTGGTCTTGCCGGTACAGGTATGGGTGTTACTATCATCCCAGGTTTGACACTTTACGCAGGTAATGGTCAAATTCTTCCATACATCCTTATGGTTGCCGTATCATTTGCTCTTAGTTTTGCTCTTACTTACCTCTTCGGTTATGAAGATGAGGAGAAAGAAGTAAAAAAGCCTAGTGCTTCAGCACAAGAAACAGCTGAAACGCTTGAAGAAGCAGAAACAGGACTTGTAGCTGAAGAAACTCTTGTATCTCCACTTTCAGGTGACGTTGTTGCTCTTGAAAATGTTAATGACCCAGTCTTCTCATCAGGAGCTATGGGTAAAGGTTTGGCTGTTAAACCATCTGAGGGTGTTGTTTACGCTCCAGCAGATGCAGAAGTAACAATTGCTTTTGAAACAGGCCATGCTTACGGATTGAAAACAGCGTCTGGTGCTGAACTTTTAATTCACATCGGTATTGATACTGTATCAATGAACGGTAATGGATTTGAAAAATTAGTAGCAGCAGGTGATAAAGTAAAAGCTGGTACTCCGATTGCTAAATTTGATGCAGCTAAGATTACTGAAGCAGGTCTTGATGATACAACTATGATCATTGTAACCAACACTGCTGACTTTGCAGAAGTATCTCCACTTGCAGAGGGAACAATCACTCACGGTGTAGAATTCTTGAAAGTAGCTAAGTAA
- a CDS encoding LacI family DNA-binding transcriptional regulator, which yields MVAKLTDVAQLAGVSPTTVSRVINKKGYLSEKTIRNVEEAMRELGYKPNNLARSLQGKSAKLVGLIFPTINNIFYSELISHLEKELFDRGYKTIICNSQHESDKEREYLEMLAANQVDGIISGSHNLGIQDYDRVVAPIIAFDRNLSPSIPIVSSDNFAGGVLAAQTLQKAGCHNPLMITGNDDSNSPTGLRQVGFTSILNKADVFHISSDFSPVRKEMEIRAILEKQKPDGIFVSGDATAMLVWNVIRSLKLSIPEDIKLIGYDGTSFIENYYPQLTTIKQPLTEIARLLVELLVDKIEGKKLTKTDYILPISLLAGASI from the coding sequence ATGGTCGCAAAACTAACTGATGTCGCACAGTTAGCTGGGGTTAGCCCAACAACTGTCTCGCGCGTTATCAATAAAAAAGGATACCTATCTGAAAAAACCATTCGCAATGTCGAAGAGGCTATGCGTGAACTGGGCTACAAACCTAATAATTTAGCTCGTAGTTTGCAAGGTAAATCTGCAAAATTAGTTGGTCTTATCTTCCCAACAATAAACAATATTTTTTATTCTGAATTGATTAGCCATTTAGAAAAAGAGCTTTTTGATCGAGGCTATAAAACCATTATTTGCAATAGCCAGCACGAGTCCGATAAGGAACGTGAGTATCTAGAAATGTTAGCAGCTAACCAAGTAGATGGGATTATCTCGGGCAGTCACAATCTCGGTATCCAAGACTACGACCGTGTCGTAGCTCCAATTATCGCTTTTGACCGCAACCTCTCTCCTTCCATTCCCATTGTCTCTTCCGATAATTTTGCTGGCGGGGTATTAGCTGCCCAAACCTTACAAAAAGCGGGATGTCACAATCCATTAATGATTACGGGGAACGATGATTCCAATTCACCTACCGGTCTTCGCCAAGTAGGTTTCACATCTATTTTGAACAAAGCTGACGTTTTTCATATCTCCAGTGATTTCTCACCTGTGCGCAAGGAGATGGAAATCCGAGCCATTCTTGAAAAGCAAAAACCAGATGGTATCTTTGTATCTGGCGATGCAACGGCTATGCTGGTATGGAACGTCATTCGTTCATTGAAACTGTCTATTCCAGAGGATATTAAATTGATTGGTTATGATGGAACCAGTTTCATCGAAAACTACTACCCTCAACTGACAACCATCAAGCAACCATTAACCGAAATAGCTCGACTGCTGGTTGAACTATTAGTTGATAAAATCGAAGGAAAGAAATTGACAAAAACAGACTATATCCTACCGATTAGCCTACTAGCAGGAGCTAGTATATAA